One part of the Leucobacter triazinivorans genome encodes these proteins:
- the leuC gene encoding 3-isopropylmalate dehydratase large subunit, producing MSDQNAAATAAEAPKRPRTLAEKLWDDHVVVKGENGEPDLIYIDLHLIHEVTSPQAFDGLRMADRPLRRVDLMIATEDHNTPTVNITKQIEDPTSRLQIETLRRNVAEFGVRAHPLGDQEQGIVHVVGPQLGLSMPGITVVCGDSHTSTHGAFGALAFGIGTSEVEHVMATQTLPLKPFKTMAINVDGELRPGVTAKDIILAVIAKIGTGGGQGYVLEYRGSAIRSLSMDGRMTICNMSIEAGARAGMVAPDETTFAYVQGRPHAPQGADWDAAVEYWKSLPTDEGAEFDAEVFIDASELEPFVTWGTNPGQGVLLSDRVPDPAAIEDANARAAAERALEYMDLEAGTPMKEIPVDAVFMGSCTNSRLDDLRTFAELIKGKKKADGVRLMVVPGSARVRYEAEMEGIDRIVEEFGGEWRFAGCSMCLGMNPDQLAPGERCASTSNRNFEGRQGKGGRTHLVSPLVAAATAIRGTLSSPWDLQEDEARGITHDAPPRAADEEPVRRRLPIMPAAEKVEA from the coding sequence ATGAGCGATCAGAACGCTGCCGCCACCGCGGCCGAAGCGCCGAAACGGCCCCGCACACTCGCCGAGAAGCTGTGGGACGACCACGTGGTCGTCAAGGGTGAGAACGGCGAGCCGGATCTCATCTACATCGATCTCCACCTGATCCACGAGGTCACGAGCCCGCAGGCGTTCGACGGCCTGCGCATGGCGGATCGGCCGTTGCGCCGCGTCGACCTCATGATCGCGACCGAGGATCACAACACTCCGACCGTCAACATCACGAAGCAGATCGAGGATCCGACCAGTCGCCTGCAGATCGAGACGCTGCGCAGGAATGTCGCCGAGTTCGGGGTGCGGGCGCATCCGCTGGGCGATCAGGAGCAGGGCATCGTGCACGTCGTCGGCCCGCAGCTGGGCCTCTCGATGCCCGGCATCACCGTGGTCTGCGGCGATAGCCACACCTCGACGCACGGCGCATTCGGCGCCCTGGCCTTCGGCATCGGTACGAGCGAGGTCGAGCACGTGATGGCGACGCAGACCCTGCCGCTGAAGCCTTTCAAGACCATGGCGATCAACGTCGACGGCGAACTGCGTCCCGGCGTCACCGCGAAGGACATCATTCTCGCGGTCATCGCGAAGATCGGCACGGGCGGGGGTCAGGGCTACGTGCTCGAGTACCGCGGCTCGGCGATCCGGTCGCTGAGCATGGACGGTCGTATGACCATCTGCAACATGTCGATCGAGGCGGGCGCGCGCGCGGGGATGGTGGCCCCGGACGAGACGACCTTCGCCTACGTGCAGGGCCGCCCGCACGCCCCGCAGGGCGCCGATTGGGATGCGGCGGTGGAGTACTGGAAGTCGCTGCCCACCGACGAGGGCGCCGAGTTCGACGCAGAGGTGTTCATCGACGCCAGCGAGCTGGAGCCGTTCGTGACGTGGGGCACCAACCCCGGGCAAGGGGTGCTGCTGAGCGATCGCGTGCCCGATCCCGCCGCCATCGAGGACGCAAACGCGCGTGCCGCGGCCGAGCGCGCGCTCGAGTACATGGATCTCGAGGCGGGAACTCCGATGAAGGAGATCCCGGTCGACGCCGTCTTCATGGGCTCCTGCACCAACAGCCGCCTCGACGACCTGCGCACCTTCGCCGAGCTCATCAAGGGCAAGAAGAAGGCCGACGGCGTGCGACTGATGGTGGTGCCCGGCTCGGCCCGCGTGCGCTACGAGGCCGAGATGGAGGGCATCGACCGCATCGTCGAGGAGTTCGGCGGCGAATGGCGGTTCGCGGGCTGCTCGATGTGCTTGGGCATGAACCCGGATCAGCTCGCCCCCGGCGAGCGCTGCGCTTCCACCTCGAACCGCAACTTCGAGGGCCGACAGGGCAAGGGGGGCCGCACGCACCTCGTCTCGCCGCTCGTCGCCGCGGCGACCGCGATCCGCGGCACGCTGTCGAGTCCGTGGGACCTGCAGGAGGACGAGGCGCGCGGCATCACCCACGACGCGCCGCCGCGCGCCGCCGATGAAGAGCCGGTGCGCCGGCGCCTGCCCATCATGCCCGCAGCTGAGAAGGTCGAGGCCTGA
- the leuD gene encoding 3-isopropylmalate dehydratase small subunit translates to MDKFLTMTGVAAPLKRSNVDTDQIIPAVFLKRVTKTGFDDALFHHWRQDDSFVLNQPEYRGASVLVAGPDFGTGSSREHAVWALRDFGFKVVVSPRFADIFRGNAGKQGLLAAQVEEPDVERLWAAIEAQPGVELTVSLEDRTISVGELTVPFQIDDYTRWRLMEGLDDISLTLRNAQAISDFEARRPGWMPTTTPVEAA, encoded by the coding sequence ATGGACAAGTTCCTCACGATGACGGGGGTCGCCGCGCCGCTGAAGCGCTCGAACGTCGACACCGACCAGATCATCCCCGCGGTGTTCCTGAAGCGGGTCACGAAGACCGGCTTCGACGACGCGCTCTTCCACCACTGGCGGCAGGACGATTCCTTCGTGCTCAATCAGCCGGAGTACCGCGGCGCGAGCGTGCTCGTCGCGGGCCCCGACTTCGGCACGGGATCCTCTCGCGAGCACGCGGTGTGGGCGCTGCGCGATTTCGGCTTCAAGGTGGTCGTCTCGCCGCGCTTCGCCGACATCTTCCGCGGCAACGCCGGCAAGCAGGGACTGCTCGCCGCGCAGGTGGAGGAGCCCGATGTGGAGCGCCTGTGGGCGGCCATCGAGGCGCAGCCGGGGGTGGAGCTGACGGTGAGCCTCGAGGATCGGACGATCTCCGTGGGAGAGCTCACGGTCCCGTTCCAGATCGACGACTACACTCGCTGGCGCCTGATGGAGGGGCTCGACGACATCTCGTTGACGCTGCGCAACGCCCAGGCGATCTCGGATTTCGAGGCGCGCCGCCCCGGATGGATGCCGACGACAACCCCCGTGGAGGCCGCGTGA
- the murA gene encoding UDP-N-acetylglucosamine 1-carboxyvinyltransferase — MTLQDTVTDGSGVTDDGGSGLKKDAQKAGARVGLTSDEIIINGGRPLRGRIEVRGAKNLAPKAMVASLLGKTPSILRNVPNVSDIRVVAGLLALHGVLITRGEDPGEWHFDPSNVEQAHHADIDAHAGSSRIPILFCGPLLHRLGEAFIPDLGGCRIGDRPIDFHLDALRRFGAVVEKLPSGISLTAPDGLTGASIELPYPSVGATEQVLLTAVLAKGQTELRNAAIEPEIIDLICILQKMGAIITVEPNRVIFIEGVDELRGYDHRAIFDRNEAASWASAALATRGDVFVGGAKQEEMMTFLNVFRKVGGDFDVHDDGIRFWHPGGELKPVTIETDVHPGFMTDWQQPLVVALTQAQGVSTIHETVYENRFGFTDALNKMGAEITVYTDGLHDEHRRVNRREFEQAAVISGPSRLTGAEIEVPDLRGGFSYLIAGLTAEGQTKVTNLGIISRGYENFIEKLRQLGADFIFES; from the coding sequence ATGACCCTGCAGGACACCGTGACCGACGGGAGCGGCGTGACCGACGACGGCGGAAGCGGCCTCAAGAAGGACGCGCAGAAGGCGGGCGCCCGAGTGGGGCTGACCTCGGATGAGATCATCATCAACGGCGGGCGTCCGCTCCGCGGCCGCATCGAGGTGCGCGGCGCCAAGAACCTCGCCCCGAAGGCGATGGTCGCGTCTCTGCTCGGCAAGACCCCCAGCATCCTGCGCAACGTGCCCAACGTTTCCGACATCCGAGTGGTGGCCGGACTGCTCGCACTGCACGGGGTGCTCATCACCCGGGGCGAGGATCCGGGAGAGTGGCACTTCGACCCGTCGAACGTTGAACAGGCGCATCACGCCGACATCGACGCGCACGCGGGGTCGTCGCGCATCCCGATCCTCTTCTGCGGACCGCTGCTGCACCGTCTCGGCGAGGCGTTCATCCCGGATCTCGGCGGGTGCCGCATCGGCGACCGGCCCATCGACTTCCACCTCGATGCGCTGCGCAGGTTCGGGGCGGTCGTCGAGAAGCTGCCGAGCGGGATCAGTCTGACGGCGCCCGACGGGCTCACGGGCGCCAGCATCGAGCTGCCCTACCCCTCGGTCGGCGCCACCGAGCAGGTGCTGCTCACCGCCGTGCTCGCCAAGGGGCAGACCGAGCTGCGCAACGCCGCGATCGAGCCCGAGATCATCGACCTCATCTGCATTCTCCAGAAGATGGGCGCGATCATCACGGTCGAGCCCAACCGCGTCATCTTCATCGAGGGCGTCGACGAGCTGCGCGGCTACGACCACCGCGCCATCTTCGACCGCAACGAGGCCGCCAGCTGGGCCTCGGCGGCGCTCGCGACCAGGGGCGACGTGTTCGTCGGCGGGGCGAAGCAGGAGGAGATGATGACCTTCCTCAACGTCTTCCGCAAGGTCGGCGGGGACTTCGACGTGCACGACGACGGCATCCGCTTCTGGCATCCCGGGGGTGAGCTGAAGCCCGTCACGATCGAGACCGACGTGCACCCCGGTTTCATGACGGACTGGCAGCAGCCCCTCGTCGTGGCGCTCACGCAGGCGCAGGGCGTCTCGACCATCCACGAGACGGTGTACGAGAATCGCTTCGGCTTCACCGACGCCCTCAACAAGATGGGGGCGGAGATCACCGTCTACACCGATGGTCTGCACGACGAGCACCGCCGCGTGAACCGTCGGGAGTTCGAGCAGGCCGCGGTGATCTCGGGCCCCAGCCGGCTCACCGGTGCCGAGATCGAGGTGCCCGACCTGCGCGGCGGCTTCAGCTATCTCATCGCGGGTCTCACCGCCGAGGGCCAGACCAAGGTGACCAACCTCGGTATCATCTCGCGCGGCTACGAGAACTTCATCGAGAAGCTCCGGCAGCTGGGCGCCGACTTCATCTTCGAGAGCTGA
- a CDS encoding lysophospholipid acyltransferase family protein produces the protein MTDTVKLRSRSSAEKRRPSVFWLLAALILPLWSLMVRYRFTSRSRLPRTGPFILAPNHYSEIDPIAMGAAVWHLGRLPRFMAKASLFKVPVLGWLLRSSGQIPVEREGASRVRRADGSPMGAASALIEREAGVIVYPEGSLTRDPELWPMRGKSGAVRLALETGIPLIPVAHWGTQRLMPRYAKRIHPIPRKTIEVAVGEPLDLSRFAGRHPDQKVIAEATNLLMDAITELLAELRDERPPAERWDPSKHQQNETGRF, from the coding sequence ATGACTGACACGGTGAAGCTCCGAAGCCGCTCCTCGGCGGAGAAACGTCGTCCCTCCGTGTTCTGGCTGCTCGCCGCGCTGATCCTGCCCCTGTGGTCGCTCATGGTGCGCTACCGCTTCACGTCACGATCTCGGCTTCCCCGAACCGGGCCGTTCATCCTCGCGCCGAATCACTACAGCGAGATCGACCCGATCGCCATGGGCGCGGCGGTCTGGCACCTCGGACGTCTTCCCCGCTTCATGGCGAAGGCGAGTCTCTTCAAGGTCCCGGTGCTCGGGTGGTTGCTGCGCTCGTCCGGGCAGATCCCCGTGGAGCGCGAGGGGGCGAGCCGGGTGCGCCGCGCGGACGGCAGCCCGATGGGCGCGGCGAGCGCGCTCATCGAGCGCGAGGCGGGTGTGATCGTCTACCCCGAGGGTTCGCTCACCCGGGATCCCGAGCTGTGGCCGATGCGCGGCAAGAGCGGTGCGGTGCGCCTGGCGCTCGAGACGGGGATCCCGCTCATCCCGGTCGCTCACTGGGGTACGCAGCGCCTCATGCCGCGGTACGCGAAGCGGATCCACCCGATTCCGCGCAAGACCATCGAGGTCGCCGTGGGCGAACCCCTCGACCTGAGCCGCTTCGCCGGACGGCACCCGGATCAGAAGGTGATCGCCGAAGCGACGAACCTGCTTATGGACGCGATCACCGAACTCCTCGCCGAGCTGCGAGACGAACGTCCACCCGCGGAGCGGTGGGACCCCAGCAAGCATCAGCAGAATGAGACGGGACGCTTTTGA
- a CDS encoding NAD(P)H-dependent glycerol-3-phosphate dehydrogenase, with protein MSTASIPVVTGHRSRNRGRKVAVIGSGSWGTTFAKVLCDAGCEVTLWARRPEVANEIQVAKRNSQYLPGINLPKSLKATSELAEALSGARLVFLAVPSQTLRQNLLDIEPYLDRRSVLVSLVKGVEKSTTMRMSEVMADALDLDPARIAVVSGPNIALEIAKEQPTGAVASCADLGVAQEIAMAASAPYFRTYVNTDVVGTELGGVLKNLIALAIGIVDGVGYGENTKAAIITRGLAEMTEFSVVSGADTATLSGLAGLGDLIATCQSPLSRNNTAGRLIGQGYTQEETREQMQQVAEGITSVHPVLELARERGIVMPIVEQVQMVLNGTMAPKNLGPHLATEDAVPQPELSLAEPGPGRWRRLLDRLKGTSA; from the coding sequence TTGAGCACGGCATCCATCCCGGTGGTCACCGGGCACCGCAGCCGGAATCGCGGGCGCAAGGTCGCGGTGATCGGGTCCGGCAGTTGGGGCACGACCTTCGCGAAGGTGCTGTGCGACGCCGGCTGCGAGGTCACCTTGTGGGCGCGGCGGCCCGAGGTGGCCAATGAGATCCAGGTGGCGAAGCGCAACAGCCAGTATCTGCCCGGGATCAATCTGCCCAAGTCGCTCAAGGCGACCAGTGAGCTGGCGGAGGCCCTCTCGGGCGCTCGACTCGTCTTCCTCGCCGTGCCGAGTCAGACGCTGCGCCAGAATCTTCTCGACATCGAGCCCTACCTCGATCGCCGCAGCGTGCTCGTCAGCCTCGTCAAGGGCGTGGAGAAGAGCACGACGATGCGGATGTCGGAGGTGATGGCCGATGCCCTCGACCTCGACCCCGCGCGCATCGCGGTCGTCTCGGGCCCGAACATCGCGCTCGAGATCGCGAAGGAGCAGCCCACCGGCGCCGTCGCATCCTGCGCCGACCTCGGGGTGGCCCAGGAGATCGCGATGGCCGCCTCCGCGCCCTACTTCCGCACCTATGTGAACACCGACGTGGTCGGCACGGAGCTGGGAGGGGTGCTGAAGAACCTCATCGCCCTCGCGATCGGCATCGTCGACGGTGTGGGCTACGGCGAGAACACCAAAGCGGCCATCATCACGCGAGGTCTCGCCGAGATGACCGAGTTCTCGGTGGTGTCGGGCGCTGACACGGCCACGCTCTCCGGCCTCGCCGGTCTCGGCGACCTCATCGCCACCTGCCAATCACCGCTCTCGCGCAACAACACCGCCGGACGTCTCATCGGCCAGGGCTACACGCAGGAGGAGACACGGGAGCAGATGCAGCAGGTGGCCGAGGGGATCACCTCCGTGCACCCCGTGCTCGAGCTCGCCCGCGAGCGCGGAATCGTCATGCCGATCGTCGAGCAGGTGCAGATGGTGCTGAACGGCACCATGGCGCCGAAGAACCTCGGCCCGCACCTCGCCACCGAGGACGCGGTGCCGCAGCCCGAGCTGAGCCTCGCCGAGCCCGGACCCGGCCGCTGGCGCCGCTTGCTCGACCGTCTGAAGGGAACCTCCGCATGA
- a CDS encoding D-alanine--D-alanine ligase family protein — protein MNTPAKRTVALLFGGRSSEHGISCVTAAGVLRAIDRARFDVVLVGITREGATVLMQEDDLDEYRLEAGGLPEVLDNGTRVLWPASTATRALTLIDQSGSLRSLGHVDAVLPMLHGPYGEDGTVQGMLDLVDLPYVGSGVLGSALCMDKHAVKTVLADAGIAVAPWRTVTREQLARDPYLVERLDEGLRYPLFVKPARAGSSVGVSRVTEAAGLPAALDTAFAEDRTVLIESGVSGREVEIAVLEGHGDEAPRTSSVIGEIVFTGRDFYDFDAKYLGAAGVELELPAKVTDEQYAAIRDAAVLAFEVTQCAGLARIDFFLTADGPVLNEINTLPGFTPISMYPRLWEESGLGYTELITELVELAIAREPAY, from the coding sequence ATGAACACTCCCGCCAAGCGCACCGTGGCCCTCCTGTTCGGCGGCCGGTCGAGCGAGCACGGCATCAGCTGCGTCACCGCTGCCGGTGTGCTCCGCGCGATCGACCGCGCCAGATTCGACGTGGTGCTCGTCGGCATCACCCGCGAGGGTGCGACCGTGCTCATGCAGGAGGACGACCTCGACGAGTACCGGCTCGAAGCAGGCGGCCTGCCCGAGGTGCTCGACAACGGGACGCGGGTGCTGTGGCCGGCCTCGACTGCGACGCGCGCGCTGACGCTGATCGATCAGTCCGGATCGCTGCGCAGCCTCGGGCATGTGGACGCCGTGCTGCCGATGCTGCACGGACCGTACGGTGAGGACGGCACCGTGCAGGGGATGCTCGATCTCGTCGACCTCCCCTACGTGGGCAGCGGCGTGCTCGGATCGGCGCTGTGCATGGACAAGCACGCCGTGAAGACCGTGCTGGCCGACGCCGGCATCGCCGTGGCGCCGTGGCGCACGGTGACCCGCGAGCAGCTGGCGCGCGACCCCTACCTCGTCGAGCGTCTCGACGAGGGGCTGCGCTACCCGCTCTTCGTGAAGCCGGCTCGCGCCGGCTCCTCCGTCGGCGTGAGCCGGGTGACGGAGGCGGCGGGTCTGCCGGCCGCCCTCGACACCGCCTTCGCCGAAGACCGCACGGTGCTGATCGAGTCGGGCGTGTCGGGGCGCGAGGTGGAGATCGCCGTGCTCGAGGGACACGGCGACGAGGCTCCGCGCACCAGCTCGGTGATCGGGGAGATCGTGTTCACGGGGCGCGACTTCTACGACTTCGATGCGAAGTACCTCGGCGCGGCCGGGGTAGAGCTCGAACTGCCCGCGAAGGTCACCGACGAGCAGTACGCCGCGATCCGCGACGCCGCCGTGCTGGCGTTCGAGGTGACCCAGTGCGCGGGGCTCGCTCGCATCGACTTCTTCCTCACGGCCGACGGTCCCGTGCTGAACGAGATCAACACGCTGCCCGGCTTCACTCCGATCTCGATGTATCCGCGGCTCTGGGAGGAGTCGGGGCTCGGCTACACCGAGCTCATCACGGAGCTCGTCGAGCTGGCGATCGCGCGCGAACCCGCGTACTGA
- a CDS encoding DUF3515 family protein, translating to MKSRAHRILAATAALAGAASLLTACAGDVPMEAAANANDPACADVIVRLPAQVAGMDRRTTNAQSTGAWGEPAAVQLQCGIEPSGPTTDSCVNVNGVDWIVDDSAAPLYRFEAYGRSPGLAVFVDSEEVSGTEAVLDLGSVVQELPQQRQCTSLTDSLDL from the coding sequence GTGAAGTCACGCGCCCATCGGATCCTCGCAGCCACCGCCGCGCTCGCCGGCGCGGCGTCCCTGCTCACCGCCTGCGCCGGCGACGTGCCGATGGAGGCCGCCGCGAACGCGAACGATCCCGCGTGCGCCGATGTGATCGTGCGACTGCCCGCCCAGGTCGCCGGCATGGACCGTCGCACCACGAACGCGCAGTCGACCGGCGCCTGGGGAGAGCCCGCCGCCGTGCAGCTGCAGTGCGGGATCGAGCCGAGCGGCCCCACGACCGACAGCTGCGTCAACGTCAACGGAGTCGACTGGATCGTGGACGACTCGGCGGCGCCGCTCTACCGCTTCGAGGCCTATGGGCGTTCGCCCGGACTGGCGGTCTTCGTGGACTCCGAGGAGGTCAGCGGTACGGAGGCCGTGCTCGACCTCGGCTCCGTGGTGCAGGAGCTGCCGCAGCAGCGGCAGTGCACGAGCCTCACCGACTCGCTCGATCTGTAA
- the thiL gene encoding thiamine-phosphate kinase, which translates to MESVGELGESGVLGRVLARMGEARAAVVGPGDDCAVLRVRGDAVVTTDTMIEGPDFRLAWHDGFELGWKLAATNLSDVAAMGAVPTALTLALAVPHDTPVALLERVAEGLDAACRVLAPGCGVIGGDLGRAPVVTAAVTAIGELEGRAPVLRSGARPGDVVAYAGELGLAGLGLSLLFSEAADADGTAHDRTIAELWARHPEVLAAQLAPAPPIPLGPIAARAGACAMMDVSDSLSIDADRLARASGVRVRLETERLEGAFGAQQGVRVPVDAMLTGGEDHGLLAVFPADVELPVGFAAIGSVHEGDGVRLDAAALEPRGWDPYTVRPPGS; encoded by the coding sequence ATGGAGTCGGTGGGCGAGCTGGGGGAGAGCGGCGTGCTCGGCCGCGTGCTGGCGCGGATGGGCGAGGCTCGGGCCGCGGTGGTCGGTCCCGGAGATGACTGCGCGGTGCTGCGCGTGCGCGGCGACGCCGTCGTGACGACCGACACGATGATCGAGGGGCCCGATTTTCGCCTGGCCTGGCACGACGGCTTCGAGCTGGGCTGGAAGCTGGCGGCGACGAACCTCTCGGACGTCGCCGCGATGGGAGCCGTGCCGACCGCGCTGACGCTCGCGCTGGCGGTGCCGCACGACACGCCGGTCGCCCTGCTCGAGCGCGTCGCCGAGGGGCTCGACGCGGCCTGCCGCGTGCTCGCGCCCGGCTGCGGCGTGATCGGCGGCGACCTGGGACGGGCGCCGGTGGTGACCGCGGCGGTGACGGCGATCGGGGAGCTGGAGGGGCGTGCGCCGGTGCTCCGCTCGGGGGCCCGGCCGGGAGACGTCGTCGCCTACGCCGGGGAGCTCGGCCTCGCCGGGCTGGGCCTCTCGCTGCTCTTCTCCGAGGCGGCCGACGCGGACGGGACCGCGCACGATCGCACGATCGCCGAGCTCTGGGCGCGGCACCCCGAGGTGCTCGCGGCCCAGCTCGCACCGGCCCCGCCGATCCCGCTCGGACCGATCGCGGCTCGTGCCGGTGCGTGCGCGATGATGGACGTCTCGGACTCGCTGTCGATCGACGCGGACCGTCTCGCCCGCGCGAGCGGCGTGCGGGTGCGACTCGAGACGGAGCGGCTCGAGGGGGCGTTCGGTGCGCAGCAGGGGGTGCGGGTGCCCGTCGACGCGATGCTCACGGGAGGCGAGGACCACGGCCTGCTGGCGGTCTTCCCGGCCGATGTCGAGCTGCCGGTCGGATTCGCCGCAATCGGCTCGGTGCACGAGGGCGACGGAGTGCGGCTCGACGCCGCTGCGCTCGAGCCCCGCGGCTGGGACCCGTATACGGTACGACCGCCGGGGTCGTAG
- a CDS encoding PucR family transcriptional regulator has protein sequence MARAAVRPDALEGATVPQPTIALGELLHQYQLSLVLIAGSSEQAHDGTVQWVHVSELEDPTPFLPPRTVLLTTGARFSTVDDQAEAEAYVQRLITAGVTALGVAVGLHFDRVPARIVSACDRLGLPLFRVPYDTAFIEIVQTAARLLDARARERDLWALESQRAVAAASLHRDGLGAAVREAAARLGRRVCVTDRSGRIIEFAPQAERGEVQPEWIRRETRRLIERGVSAGRIGTAGGSGIQMQALGRQGQVLGVLVVEDRGAPDTAERTLIGLIAAIATVQLEHRSGIDDAQSALRMAIVQLLLAKDFALAEILGRGALSRLPRGPVVVARYPEAESADLLEDLRSLDAGSPGLITASHEGSEIVIGETRHLPAIRRLLLSHRVPSGISERGTLQELGELLSQADRALAFSLASGAEAPVDYLPALHDGVLHLLSSHPEGRRRAEGLLAPIRQHDRRHDDTIEESLATWLAHHGQTSPAAAELGVHRHTLKARVQTAAALLQADLDSPDTRAELWAALRLTTDRTE, from the coding sequence ATGGCACGGGCAGCCGTTCGACCGGACGCGCTCGAAGGCGCGACGGTGCCGCAGCCCACCATCGCGCTCGGAGAGCTGCTGCATCAGTATCAGCTGAGCCTCGTGCTCATCGCCGGCTCCTCGGAGCAGGCGCACGACGGAACCGTGCAGTGGGTGCACGTCAGCGAGCTCGAGGATCCGACACCGTTCCTCCCGCCGCGCACGGTGCTGCTCACCACGGGAGCGCGCTTCTCCACGGTCGACGACCAGGCGGAGGCGGAGGCCTACGTGCAGCGGCTGATCACTGCCGGTGTCACAGCGCTCGGAGTCGCCGTCGGGCTGCACTTCGATCGCGTGCCGGCCCGCATCGTCTCCGCGTGCGACCGGCTCGGCCTGCCGCTCTTCCGCGTCCCCTACGACACCGCGTTCATCGAGATCGTGCAGACGGCGGCCCGGCTGCTCGACGCCCGGGCGCGCGAGCGAGACCTGTGGGCGCTCGAATCGCAGCGCGCGGTCGCCGCCGCCTCCCTGCACCGCGACGGGCTCGGAGCGGCGGTCCGAGAGGCGGCCGCGCGACTCGGCCGCCGGGTCTGCGTGACGGACCGCTCGGGTCGCATCATCGAGTTCGCGCCGCAGGCCGAGCGCGGCGAGGTGCAGCCAGAGTGGATCCGACGCGAGACGAGGCGCCTGATCGAGCGCGGGGTCAGCGCGGGCCGCATCGGTACCGCGGGGGGCTCGGGCATCCAGATGCAGGCGCTCGGCCGCCAGGGACAGGTGCTCGGCGTGCTCGTGGTCGAGGATCGCGGGGCGCCCGATACCGCCGAGCGCACCCTCATCGGCCTCATCGCAGCGATCGCGACCGTTCAGCTCGAGCACCGCAGCGGCATCGACGACGCGCAGTCGGCGCTGCGAATGGCGATCGTGCAGCTGCTCCTGGCGAAAGACTTCGCTCTCGCCGAAATCCTCGGCCGCGGGGCGCTGTCGCGACTGCCGCGCGGACCGGTCGTCGTCGCTCGCTACCCGGAGGCGGAGAGTGCCGATCTGCTCGAGGATCTGCGCTCGCTCGACGCGGGAAGCCCCGGACTCATCACGGCGTCGCACGAGGGATCCGAGATCGTCATCGGCGAAACCCGGCACCTGCCGGCGATCCGCCGCCTGCTGCTCTCCCACCGAGTTCCCTCCGGGATCTCGGAGCGCGGCACGCTGCAGGAGCTCGGGGAGCTGCTGAGCCAGGCCGACCGGGCGCTCGCCTTCTCGCTCGCGAGCGGCGCTGAGGCGCCGGTCGACTACCTGCCCGCGCTGCACGACGGCGTGCTGCACCTGCTGAGCAGTCACCCCGAGGGCCGGCGACGCGCCGAGGGGCTGCTCGCCCCCATCCGGCAGCACGACCGGCGGCACGACGACACCATCGAGGAAAGTCTCGCCACCTGGCTCGCGCACCACGGCCAGACCAGCCCGGCAGCGGCCGAGCTGGGGGTCCATCGGCACACGCTCAAGGCGCGGGTGCAGACGGCGGCCGCCCTGCTGCAGGCCGACCTCGACTCCCCCGACACGCGGGCCGAGCTCTGGGCGGCGCTACGACTGACGACTGATCGGACCGAGTAG